In Paenibacillus kyungheensis, the following are encoded in one genomic region:
- a CDS encoding LysR family transcriptional regulator has protein sequence MSIHKFEVLLKVVELGSLTRAAEVLGFTQSGVSHIIHSLETEFGFPLLLRDRSGVRLTVNGEQVLQPITEIMNWNEQLKQTVTSIHGLESGTIRMGTFTSVSVHWLPGMIKYFQQEYPNIQFKLVEGDYQEIEDWISNGQIDCGFITIPSQASFEVIPLKQDRMLAIVPLDHPLSHLETFPLEQIANEPFIMPREGSDYDVRRLLSRFAITPDIKFSVGDDYAIIAMVENSLGISILPELVLQGRDHKVKMLELEYPSYRSLGLAVHSMKQASPATKRFLEYIREWVRREES, from the coding sequence ATGAGCATTCACAAATTTGAAGTGTTACTAAAAGTCGTTGAGCTAGGAAGTCTTACGAGAGCGGCAGAAGTGCTAGGATTTACACAATCCGGTGTAAGCCATATTATACATAGTTTGGAGACTGAATTTGGCTTTCCGTTATTGTTACGAGATCGTTCAGGTGTAAGGTTAACGGTTAATGGAGAACAGGTATTACAACCGATTACCGAAATTATGAATTGGAATGAGCAATTGAAGCAGACAGTCACATCGATTCATGGACTGGAATCAGGCACTATTCGGATGGGTACATTTACCAGCGTATCAGTACATTGGCTTCCAGGCATGATTAAATATTTTCAACAAGAGTATCCCAATATCCAATTCAAATTAGTCGAAGGAGATTATCAAGAAATCGAAGACTGGATCTCTAATGGACAGATCGACTGTGGATTTATTACGATTCCTAGTCAGGCTTCATTTGAAGTGATTCCATTAAAACAAGATCGGATGTTAGCGATTGTTCCGCTGGATCATCCACTCAGTCATCTGGAGACTTTTCCTTTAGAACAGATTGCGAATGAACCATTTATTATGCCGCGCGAAGGATCAGATTACGATGTGAGACGGCTATTGTCACGCTTTGCGATTACACCGGATATCAAATTTTCGGTCGGAGATGATTATGCGATTATTGCGATGGTCGAAAATAGTCTGGGAATTAGCATTTTGCCAGAGCTTGTTCTACAAGGACGGGATCATAAAGTAAAAATGTTAGAACTGGAATATCCGAGTTACCGTTCATTAGGATTAGCTGTACATTCCATGAAACAAGCTTCACCAGCAACTAAGCGATTTTTGGAGTATATACGAGAATGGGTAAGACGTGAAGAAAGCTAA
- a CDS encoding methionine ABC transporter permease, translating to MDQDRTFSEMLDLYQSQIWSAIGETFSMVGISLLAAILFGLPLGTMLYLCKKGQLYENTYVAAVLNTLVNVIRSFPFLLLVVFLIPFTRLVVGTAIGTEAASVPLSIIAIAYYSRLVEQSLLDVPRGVVESAQSMGASRWQIIFKFLYVEARSGLVLGLTTSTISFISYSTVVGIVGGGGIGDFAIRYGYQRFETDVMVYMIILMIILVQAVQFVGSTIARVLDKR from the coding sequence ATGGATCAAGATCGTACTTTTAGCGAAATGCTTGATCTATATCAATCACAGATTTGGTCAGCGATCGGTGAAACGTTCTCTATGGTAGGCATTTCATTATTAGCCGCTATACTGTTTGGCTTACCGTTAGGAACGATGTTGTATTTATGCAAAAAAGGTCAATTATACGAAAATACGTATGTAGCAGCCGTACTGAATACACTGGTCAATGTGATTCGTTCGTTTCCATTTTTGCTACTGGTGGTGTTTTTGATTCCTTTTACACGTCTGGTGGTAGGCACAGCGATTGGAACAGAAGCGGCTTCTGTACCGTTATCAATTATAGCGATTGCTTATTATTCACGTTTAGTTGAACAGTCTTTATTGGATGTACCACGAGGAGTTGTCGAATCTGCACAATCCATGGGTGCATCCAGATGGCAGATCATTTTCAAATTTTTATATGTAGAAGCACGATCAGGTCTGGTATTGGGACTGACCACTTCAACGATTAGCTTTATTTCATATTCTACTGTTGTTGGTATTGTTGGCGGTGGTGGGATTGGAGATTTTGCGATTCGTTACGGATATCAGCGGTTTGAGACTGATGTGATGGTCTATATGATTATTTTGATGATTATTTTGGTACAGGCTGTACAGTTTGTAGGAAGTACGATTGCTAGAGTATTGGATAAACGCTAG
- a CDS encoding alpha-glucosidase/alpha-galactosidase, with protein sequence MSFKVAFVGAGSIGFTRGLLRDLLTVPEFHNIEIAFTDISQHNLDMVTQLCQRDINENGLSIQIQATTDRRAALQDAKYVLCTIRVGGLEAFATDVDIPLKYGVDQCVGDTLCAGGIMYGQRGIAEMLNICKDIREVSKPDVLLLNYSNPMAMMTWACNVYGGVHTVGLCHGVQHGHHQIAEVYGLEKKDVDIVCAGINHQTWYIQASHQGKDLTAGLLEAFENHEEYSRTEKVRIDMMRRFGYYSTESNGHLSEYVPWYRKRLQEIGEWIDLNNWINGETGGYLRVCTEGRNWFETDFPNWMKDEPMKFAPEKRGEEHGSYIIEGLETGRVYRGHFNVINNGVIANLPDDAIIEAPGYVDRNGISMPHVGNLPLGPAAVCNVSISVQRLAVEAAITGDDLLLRQAFMMDPLVGAVCNPKEIWQMVDEMLVAGEAWLPQYTDAIVAAKERLASDQLIPTREYAGAARLKVKTVAEMQEDRDAANKNAGESDKGKDREKVQQS encoded by the coding sequence ATGTCTTTTAAAGTAGCTTTTGTAGGAGCAGGAAGTATAGGATTTACGCGCGGGTTGTTACGCGATTTGTTAACAGTACCGGAGTTCCATAATATTGAAATTGCTTTTACCGATATCAGTCAGCACAATCTGGATATGGTGACCCAGTTATGTCAGCGCGATATCAATGAAAATGGGTTATCGATTCAGATTCAAGCGACAACAGATCGACGTGCTGCCCTGCAAGATGCCAAGTATGTATTGTGTACAATTCGTGTAGGTGGATTGGAAGCTTTTGCAACCGATGTTGATATTCCACTCAAATATGGAGTCGATCAATGTGTCGGCGATACGTTATGTGCAGGTGGAATTATGTACGGACAGCGTGGCATAGCTGAAATGCTAAACATTTGCAAAGATATCCGCGAAGTTTCGAAGCCAGATGTATTATTACTTAATTATTCGAATCCAATGGCAATGATGACATGGGCGTGCAACGTCTATGGTGGAGTCCATACTGTCGGTCTATGTCATGGAGTACAGCATGGACATCACCAGATCGCTGAAGTTTATGGTCTGGAGAAGAAAGATGTAGATATCGTCTGTGCAGGTATCAATCATCAGACATGGTATATTCAAGCGTCTCATCAAGGGAAAGATTTAACCGCAGGGCTTTTAGAAGCATTTGAAAATCATGAAGAATACAGCCGTACTGAGAAAGTACGCATCGATATGATGCGCCGTTTCGGTTATTACAGTACAGAGTCGAACGGGCATTTAAGTGAATATGTACCCTGGTATCGCAAGCGTCTTCAAGAAATCGGTGAATGGATCGATCTCAACAACTGGATCAATGGAGAGACAGGTGGGTATTTGCGTGTATGTACCGAAGGACGTAATTGGTTTGAGACTGATTTCCCTAACTGGATGAAAGACGAACCAATGAAATTTGCACCGGAAAAGCGTGGCGAAGAGCATGGTTCGTATATTATTGAAGGTTTGGAGACAGGACGTGTCTATCGCGGGCATTTTAATGTGATCAATAACGGTGTGATTGCTAATCTACCGGATGATGCGATTATCGAAGCTCCGGGTTATGTCGATCGAAATGGGATTTCTATGCCACATGTAGGGAATCTACCTCTGGGTCCTGCGGCTGTCTGTAACGTCAGTATTTCAGTACAACGTCTAGCTGTTGAAGCGGCAATTACAGGAGATGATTTGCTTCTGCGTCAAGCCTTTATGATGGACCCGTTAGTAGGCGCTGTCTGCAATCCCAAAGAAATCTGGCAAATGGTCGATGAAATGCTGGTAGCTGGAGAAGCATGGTTACCTCAATACACAGATGCAATTGTTGCTGCCAAAGAAAGACTGGCTTCAGATCAACTGATTCCGACTCGTGAGTATGCAGGAGCCGCTCGTCTAAAAGTCAAAACGGTTGCTGAGATGCAAGAAGATCGAGATGCTGCTAACAAAAATGCAGGTGAATCTGACAAAGGCAAAGATCGGGAAAAAGTTCAACAATCATAA
- a CDS encoding MetQ/NlpA family ABC transporter substrate-binding protein has product MNNVLTTRKSIMILMFAMMLLLAACGQKQETTTTSNDAATATEGTSTETTLKIATLIPPMTEILDVVKPLLKEDGINLDVIVLSDNIQPNDALANKEVDANFFQHAPYMKQYNESKGANLVAIQPIYNAIYGAYSKNYKDINALPEGATIAIANDPSNIGRSLQMFAQAGMITLKDGVGMNAIQADITSNPKNFKFKEVDLLMLARMYDEADLVAMTPAYAKPLNLTPVKDALVTEKEDSTFAINLVAREDNKDSEAIQKLKARMAGPEVKKFLQEKYADIAVPAF; this is encoded by the coding sequence ATGAACAACGTGTTAACGACTCGCAAATCAATCATGATCTTGATGTTCGCTATGATGCTTTTATTAGCAGCATGTGGTCAGAAGCAAGAAACAACAACGACATCTAACGATGCGGCTACAGCTACAGAAGGTACATCTACAGAAACGACACTCAAAATTGCAACTTTGATTCCACCAATGACTGAAATTTTGGATGTTGTCAAACCATTGCTTAAAGAAGATGGTATTAATCTTGATGTGATCGTATTGTCTGATAATATTCAGCCTAATGATGCTTTAGCTAATAAAGAAGTCGATGCTAACTTTTTCCAACATGCTCCTTATATGAAGCAATACAATGAAAGTAAAGGTGCAAATCTAGTCGCAATTCAACCTATTTATAATGCGATCTATGGTGCGTATTCTAAAAATTATAAAGACATTAACGCTTTACCTGAAGGAGCAACAATCGCGATAGCAAATGATCCTTCAAATATCGGTCGTTCATTACAAATGTTTGCTCAAGCGGGTATGATTACACTCAAAGACGGTGTAGGCATGAACGCAATTCAAGCCGATATTACATCCAATCCCAAAAACTTTAAATTCAAAGAAGTCGATCTATTGATGTTAGCACGTATGTATGATGAAGCAGATCTAGTCGCAATGACACCTGCTTATGCGAAGCCTCTGAACTTGACGCCTGTCAAAGACGCATTGGTTACAGAGAAAGAAGATTCTACATTTGCGATTAATCTAGTAGCTCGTGAAGATAACAAAGATTCAGAAGCCATTCAGAAATTGAAAGCACGTATGGCAGGGCCTGAAGTGAAGAAATTTTTGCAAGAGAAATATGCAGATATCGCTGTACCTGCTTTTTAA
- a CDS encoding AraC family transcriptional regulator gives MMEEPYRPEFYAYYYKQWHNYSMAYHQHPSTEIMYMISGHCLIELQVQSDTSQSPVSETTVQVQLKKGQFIVIDANVPHRLIVEGESPCRMLNVEFGFASSSLPLPSLFQMAGEEVALAELLSQPQHYFVLSDPEEVYYVLKSLVLELDQQHRSGTMADLLFIQLLVRIARLWQETQINSTSQTEWYVKRSIQYIHQNYDRPIRVEHIASAVNVHPGYLHRIFKKHMNTTPTDYLTRLRMEKAGMLLGQTDIPIQEIADYIGVSSRQYFHLLFKKHTGQTPAEYRGNVVRYDRQYVEE, from the coding sequence ATGATGGAAGAACCGTATCGTCCTGAATTTTATGCGTATTATTACAAGCAATGGCATAACTACAGTATGGCGTATCATCAACATCCATCGACTGAAATTATGTATATGATCTCTGGACATTGCTTGATCGAATTGCAGGTACAGTCAGATACAAGCCAATCTCCAGTATCTGAGACTACAGTTCAAGTGCAATTGAAAAAAGGTCAGTTTATTGTCATCGATGCGAATGTTCCTCACCGTCTGATCGTTGAAGGAGAATCGCCTTGTCGGATGCTTAATGTAGAATTTGGCTTTGCTTCATCATCATTGCCTCTTCCTTCTCTATTTCAGATGGCTGGCGAAGAAGTAGCACTCGCTGAATTGTTATCTCAACCTCAGCATTACTTTGTGCTGTCTGATCCGGAAGAAGTCTATTATGTACTAAAGTCATTGGTATTGGAGCTGGATCAACAACATCGCTCCGGTACGATGGCGGATTTATTATTTATTCAGTTATTGGTTCGTATAGCCCGCTTGTGGCAGGAGACACAGATCAATAGTACATCGCAGACAGAATGGTATGTGAAGCGTAGTATTCAATATATTCATCAAAATTATGATCGTCCGATTCGTGTTGAACATATTGCTTCTGCGGTGAATGTTCATCCCGGTTATCTTCATCGTATTTTCAAAAAGCATATGAATACTACACCTACCGATTACTTAACTCGCTTACGAATGGAAAAAGCAGGAATGCTTTTAGGGCAGACCGATATTCCGATTCAAGAAATTGCTGATTATATCGGTGTAAGTAGCAGGCAATATTTTCATTTGCTTTTCAAAAAGCATACCGGACAGACTCCTGCGGAATACCGTGGGAATGTGGTTCGTTATGATCGGCAATATGTTGAAGAATAG
- a CDS encoding DMT family transporter, which yields MKQSRADLLILLVTLCWGSSYLFMKMGLGSLSEYNLIALRFGLAFILTGILFFNHLRRIDWTTLGYSALIGLALFAVFVFIMFGLKTTTTSNAGFLVSLTVIFVPLIHFIVFKKKLRMTQTAGVLLAIVGIGLLTLSGPLGIHSGDLLCILASICYAVYILLTSAAAKIVRSTLNLGICQLGFAGLYGLIFSFIFESPHLPYTLNGWIAVLALSVVCSAFGFIIQPVAQKYTTPTRTGLIFCMEPVFAALFAFLFEHEVLSIQGYIGAGVVLLGVVVSEWTWRPYWKTKKKHNIERLPQAIQQTDTHHPELTKKEPVHLS from the coding sequence GTGAAGCAGTCCAGAGCAGACTTGTTGATTTTACTGGTGACGTTATGCTGGGGATCATCGTATTTATTTATGAAAATGGGGCTAGGTTCTTTATCCGAATACAATCTAATTGCTCTTCGTTTTGGATTAGCTTTTATTTTGACAGGCATTTTATTTTTTAATCATTTACGCCGGATCGATTGGACTACACTTGGATACAGTGCGCTAATAGGACTTGCTTTGTTTGCTGTATTTGTATTTATTATGTTTGGACTCAAAACGACTACCACTTCCAATGCTGGATTTCTAGTCAGTCTTACCGTTATTTTTGTCCCGCTGATTCATTTTATTGTATTTAAAAAGAAACTACGTATGACTCAGACCGCAGGTGTATTGCTTGCGATTGTCGGTATAGGACTACTGACATTAAGTGGCCCTCTCGGTATTCATTCCGGTGATCTTTTGTGCATTTTGGCATCGATCTGCTATGCTGTGTATATTTTGCTTACCAGTGCTGCCGCTAAGATTGTACGCAGTACACTGAATCTAGGTATTTGCCAGCTTGGGTTTGCTGGATTGTATGGATTGATCTTTTCGTTTATATTCGAATCTCCACATCTTCCTTATACGCTTAATGGTTGGATCGCTGTGCTGGCTTTGAGTGTAGTATGCAGTGCTTTTGGTTTTATTATTCAACCTGTCGCGCAAAAGTACACTACGCCTACACGTACCGGGCTGATTTTCTGTATGGAGCCTGTTTTTGCCGCTTTATTCGCTTTTCTTTTTGAACATGAAGTGTTATCTATTCAAGGATATATCGGTGCTGGCGTTGTTCTACTCGGTGTAGTCGTCTCGGAATGGACTTGGAGACCGTATTGGAAAACAAAAAAGAAGCATAATATAGAACGTTTACCACAAGCTATTCAACAAACAGACACTCATCATCCAGAGTTAACCAAAAAAGAACCTGTACATCTCTCTTGA
- a CDS encoding methionine ABC transporter ATP-binding protein produces the protein MISLESVSKYFGKMGNSNAAVQEVSLHIERGTIHGIIGSSGAGKSTLLRMMNVLECPDRGVVTVNGKRLTTMTDHQLRLARQQIGMVFQQFNLVHNRTVSKNIEIPLELAGVPKSQRQQRVYECLELVGLLDKGSDYPAQLSGGQKQRVGIARAIANHPQVLLCDEPTSALDPKTTSGILDVLRQINQQLGVTIVIVTHEMDVVRSLCDTVSVMENGIITESFSRAQDGFTASPAYTLSYREQLLGYKEEN, from the coding sequence ATGATTTCGCTGGAAAGCGTGAGCAAATATTTTGGCAAGATGGGGAACAGTAATGCCGCAGTGCAAGAGGTGAGTCTGCATATCGAACGTGGAACGATTCATGGCATTATTGGAAGCAGTGGAGCAGGCAAATCTACATTGCTTCGTATGATGAATGTATTGGAATGTCCTGATCGAGGTGTAGTTACTGTGAACGGTAAGCGTTTAACTACAATGACAGATCATCAATTGCGCCTAGCCAGACAACAGATTGGTATGGTATTTCAGCAATTCAATCTGGTTCACAATCGAACCGTGAGCAAAAATATCGAAATTCCGCTTGAACTTGCTGGCGTACCGAAGTCGCAAAGGCAACAACGTGTGTACGAATGTCTGGAACTGGTAGGCTTATTGGATAAAGGCAGTGATTATCCTGCACAGCTCAGTGGTGGACAGAAACAGCGTGTCGGAATTGCCAGAGCGATTGCTAATCATCCGCAAGTGCTACTGTGTGATGAACCTACATCTGCTCTTGATCCCAAAACAACTTCCGGTATTCTGGATGTACTCAGACAGATTAATCAGCAATTAGGCGTAACGATAGTAATTGTCACCCATGAGATGGATGTGGTACGTAGTCTATGTGATACTGTGTCTGTGATGGAAAATGGGATCATCACCGAAAGCTTTTCACGTGCGCAAGATGGCTTTACAGCATCTCCTGCCTATACTTTATCTTATCGTGAGCAATTGCTCGGGTATAAGGAGGAGAACTAA
- a CDS encoding Gfo/Idh/MocA family protein — protein sequence MSTSNEGKLKWGIIGTGMISNKFVADLGHTSNGIAYAVGSRNQESADEFAGKYNIPKAYDSYDKLLQDPDVDVIYVGTPHPLHKINVIDALNAGKHVLCEKPFTMNAAELEEMIAVAREKKLFLMEAMWTRFLPPIRRVREWIRDGKIGEVRLVKAEFGFRMGWDPEHRLLNPELGGGALLDAGIYPVSFASMIFGAKPEKVYSTASIGETGVDEQFSILLAYEGGRSAILNGAIRVDLPNEAYIHGTEGYIRIPQFLFSREASLYVNNEEVEKFEDDRPSEGYAFEAEEVGRLIQAGELESEVISLEESLDIMRLLDQVRGQWGLKYSFED from the coding sequence ATGTCTACATCGAACGAAGGTAAGTTGAAATGGGGAATTATCGGTACAGGAATGATCTCTAACAAATTTGTCGCTGATCTAGGACACACATCTAACGGTATCGCTTATGCTGTGGGTTCACGTAATCAGGAAAGTGCTGATGAATTTGCAGGTAAATATAATATTCCCAAAGCTTATGATAGCTATGACAAATTGTTGCAAGATCCTGACGTAGATGTGATCTATGTAGGTACTCCGCATCCTTTACATAAGATTAATGTTATCGATGCTTTGAATGCAGGCAAGCATGTATTGTGCGAAAAACCATTTACGATGAATGCGGCTGAATTAGAAGAAATGATCGCTGTCGCGCGCGAGAAAAAATTATTCTTGATGGAAGCGATGTGGACACGCTTTTTACCACCGATTCGTCGTGTACGTGAATGGATCAGAGATGGCAAGATCGGCGAAGTACGTCTGGTCAAAGCTGAATTTGGTTTCCGTATGGGCTGGGACCCGGAACACCGTCTGCTGAATCCAGAATTGGGCGGCGGTGCATTGCTAGATGCAGGTATCTATCCGGTATCGTTTGCTTCGATGATCTTTGGAGCAAAGCCTGAAAAAGTATACAGTACTGCAAGTATTGGCGAGACAGGAGTCGATGAGCAGTTCTCGATCTTGCTTGCTTATGAAGGTGGACGTTCAGCAATATTGAATGGTGCGATTCGTGTAGACTTACCGAATGAAGCGTATATTCATGGAACAGAAGGTTATATTCGTATTCCACAATTTCTGTTCAGCCGCGAAGCTTCTTTATATGTTAACAATGAAGAAGTCGAGAAATTCGAAGATGACCGTCCAAGTGAAGGATATGCTTTTGAAGCCGAAGAAGTCGGTCGCCTGATCCAAGCAGGAGAACTGGAAAGTGAAGTTATCTCACTGGAAGAATCTCTAGATATTATGCGTCTACTCGATCAAGTCCGCGGACAATGGGGCTTAAAGTATTCGTTTGAAGATTAA
- a CDS encoding NAD-dependent malic enzyme has product MALGTSMIIRLEMDKKQVTFGEVAAAISDAGGDVVAIDVIHASPESTTRDLTVNLPETVRESILKSVGELSGVKVVNVSDRTFLAHLGGKIEVQPKFPVKNREDLSHVYTPGVAKVCMAIHEDKQKAFSLTIKRNMIAVVSDGTAVLGLGDIGPEAAMPVMEGKAMLFKQLGGVDAFPICLDTKDTEEIINAIKWMAPSFGGINLEDIASPRCFEIERRLTEELDIPVFHDDQHGTAVVVLAGLLNALRIVDKPLENAKIVLLGVGAAGSACIKMLLSAGAHNVIAVDQCGALVSGEEYPHDMWNWIAEHTNPYQERGGLTEVIQGADVFIGVSRPGLLTVEHIQSMAEDRIVFAMANPNPEIEPELAEPHVRVLATGRSDYPNQINNVLCFPGIFRGALDCRASVINEEMKVAAAKAIASVVKEDELNELYIIPGVFNEKVVEYVRRGVVEAAIRTGVARRTPPEFR; this is encoded by the coding sequence ATGGCGCTCGGAACAAGTATGATCATTCGTCTGGAAATGGATAAAAAACAAGTTACATTTGGTGAAGTGGCTGCTGCGATTAGTGATGCCGGTGGAGACGTTGTAGCAATTGACGTTATTCATGCTAGCCCTGAAAGTACAACTCGCGATTTGACGGTTAATCTACCGGAGACCGTTAGAGAAAGTATTCTCAAGTCGGTTGGAGAACTAAGTGGTGTTAAAGTAGTCAACGTATCTGACCGTACGTTCCTTGCGCATTTAGGCGGTAAAATCGAAGTTCAACCTAAATTCCCGGTTAAAAACCGCGAAGATTTATCTCATGTCTATACACCGGGCGTTGCCAAAGTATGTATGGCAATACACGAAGATAAACAAAAAGCATTTTCACTAACGATCAAACGGAATATGATCGCTGTCGTATCTGACGGTACGGCTGTCTTAGGGCTTGGCGATATTGGACCTGAAGCCGCTATGCCTGTTATGGAAGGTAAAGCGATGTTGTTCAAACAGTTAGGTGGAGTCGATGCTTTTCCAATCTGTCTGGATACGAAAGACACCGAAGAAATTATTAATGCAATTAAATGGATGGCTCCTTCTTTTGGAGGAATCAACTTGGAAGATATTGCGTCACCACGTTGTTTTGAAATTGAACGTCGTTTGACAGAAGAACTAGATATCCCTGTATTCCACGATGATCAGCATGGTACAGCAGTAGTCGTTCTTGCAGGTCTATTAAATGCGCTACGCATCGTAGATAAACCGCTAGAAAATGCCAAAATTGTACTGCTTGGTGTAGGCGCAGCCGGATCAGCTTGTATCAAAATGTTATTGTCAGCAGGCGCTCATAATGTGATCGCTGTTGATCAATGTGGTGCGTTGGTATCCGGTGAAGAATATCCGCATGATATGTGGAACTGGATCGCAGAACATACGAATCCTTATCAAGAACGTGGAGGACTGACCGAAGTGATTCAAGGAGCGGATGTATTTATTGGTGTATCCCGTCCTGGATTGCTAACTGTTGAACATATTCAATCGATGGCAGAAGATCGGATCGTATTTGCAATGGCGAATCCCAATCCTGAGATTGAACCTGAACTGGCTGAGCCACATGTACGTGTATTAGCAACAGGACGAAGCGATTATCCAAACCAGATTAATAATGTTTTGTGCTTCCCGGGTATTTTTCGTGGTGCGCTAGATTGCCGGGCAAGTGTGATTAACGAAGAAATGAAAGTAGCAGCAGCGAAAGCGATCGCTTCTGTTGTAAAAGAAGATGAATTGAATGAACTATATATTATTCCTGGGGTATTTAATGAAAAAGTAGTCGAGTATGTTCGTCGTGGAGTGGTAGAAGCCGCTATCCGTACTGGAGTAGCACGTCGTACACCACCAGAATTCCGTTAA
- a CDS encoding alpha-keto acid decarboxylase family protein, with protein MSVTNITLGQYMLDCLKREGLTEVFGIPGDYNFTLLDTLEEYEGLEFITGRNELNAGYAADSYARIKGLSALITTFGVGEMSACNAIAGAYSESVPIIHIVGAPKSQAQQDHQLMHHSLLDGNYDVFRQAYEPITAYNAVITPENAMIEIPQAIHTAKTTKKPVYLVVALDHVLEPITTHIEPSFQTSTHSNSLQAAIKHAEQLIQSSNNGVLLSDSPVLRYQLQLSVQQVAENLNIPAASMMMGKSGFDERHPHYIGMYGGTFGSEEVRSTIENADFVIAAGLIWSDLNTANFTAELDFQKVINIQPDQVKIGESVYPNIVAKDMLEALAQLDWRSQAEINVTEFPYDTEQLLSADKDQPLQAGNYYPRFQQLLAANDIVIAETGTFTYGISQLQLPEGATYIGQAGWQSIGYATPAAFGACIAAPQRRVLLFTGDGSLQLTVQEISSMLEQGCKPIIFVLNNKGYTIEKYLNVKVDIDKQVYNDIPRWHYTKLIEAFGGDAYTMQVHTNQQLDQAIQEAEQQQNQKLCLIEMMIEDPMDAPKYLRKTREFLQKQEQQQ; from the coding sequence ATGTCAGTAACCAATATTACGTTAGGTCAATATATGTTAGATTGTCTCAAGCGCGAAGGATTAACCGAAGTGTTCGGTATCCCTGGTGACTATAATTTTACTTTGTTAGATACGTTAGAAGAATATGAAGGGCTTGAATTTATCACCGGACGCAATGAGCTAAATGCTGGATATGCCGCAGATAGTTACGCTAGAATCAAAGGTCTTTCTGCACTGATTACTACATTTGGTGTCGGAGAAATGAGCGCATGTAATGCTATTGCTGGTGCTTACAGCGAAAGTGTACCGATTATTCATATTGTAGGTGCTCCCAAATCTCAAGCACAACAAGATCATCAATTGATGCATCATAGCTTACTGGATGGCAATTACGATGTGTTCCGTCAAGCGTATGAGCCGATTACAGCGTATAATGCAGTGATCACACCAGAGAATGCAATGATCGAGATACCTCAAGCTATTCATACTGCGAAAACAACCAAGAAGCCGGTCTATCTAGTAGTTGCTTTGGATCATGTGTTAGAACCGATTACAACGCATATTGAGCCTTCTTTTCAAACATCGACTCATTCCAATTCACTTCAAGCAGCCATAAAGCATGCAGAGCAGTTAATCCAATCCTCTAACAATGGTGTTTTATTATCTGATAGCCCTGTTCTTCGTTACCAGTTGCAATTATCGGTACAACAAGTAGCAGAGAATCTGAATATACCTGCGGCTTCGATGATGATGGGGAAAAGTGGATTCGATGAACGGCATCCGCATTATATCGGTATGTATGGAGGCACATTCGGTAGTGAAGAAGTACGTAGTACGATAGAAAATGCAGATTTTGTAATTGCGGCAGGCTTAATCTGGTCAGACCTCAATACAGCCAATTTTACAGCTGAATTGGATTTCCAAAAAGTCATTAATATTCAACCGGATCAAGTCAAAATTGGCGAGTCTGTGTATCCTAATATTGTTGCAAAAGATATGTTAGAAGCGCTTGCTCAACTGGATTGGAGAAGTCAGGCAGAGATTAATGTTACAGAATTTCCATATGATACAGAACAGTTATTATCTGCGGACAAAGACCAACCGTTACAAGCAGGCAATTACTACCCGCGTTTTCAACAGTTATTAGCGGCAAATGATATCGTAATTGCAGAGACAGGTACATTTACGTATGGGATTTCTCAGCTTCAATTGCCAGAAGGAGCAACGTATATCGGGCAAGCAGGCTGGCAAAGTATCGGTTATGCTACTCCAGCGGCATTTGGCGCATGTATAGCGGCTCCTCAGCGTCGGGTGTTGTTATTTACAGGAGATGGTTCATTACAATTAACGGTTCAAGAGATCAGTTCAATGTTAGAACAAGGATGCAAACCGATTATTTTCGTCCTCAATAATAAAGGTTATACGATTGAAAAGTATTTGAATGTCAAAGTAGATATTGATAAGCAAGTATACAATGATATTCCTAGATGGCACTATACCAAATTGATCGAAGCGTTCGGTGGAGATGCGTATACAATGCAAGTGCATACCAATCAACAACTAGATCAAGCGATTCAAGAAGCAGAACAACAACAGAATCAGAAGTTATGCTTGATTGAAATGATGATTGAAGATCCAATGGATGCACCGAAATATCTACGCAAAACGCGCGAATTTTTACAAAAACAAGAACAGCAACAATAA